AGAAGAGGATGTGGAACCGATCTGGAACGAACTCGGCATGACCGTCGGTGAAGCAACAGCACCCTGTGTCCATTACGTGCAGGCATGCCCCGGCACTGTCGTCTGTAAATACGGGCTGCAGGATTCGCTGACCCTCGGGCTTGAACTCGAGGAGATGTACCTGGACATGCATCTGCCGGCAAAACTGAAGATGGGAGTCTCCGGTTGTCCCCGGTGTTGTGGAGAGAGTCACCTGCGTGACGTCGGGGTGCTGGGCAAAAGAAACGGATGGACGGTGATCTTTGGCGGCAACTCCGGCGGCAGGCCACGGATTGGTGATGTTGTAGCAAAAGACCTCTCCGCGGATCAGGTCAAAGACCTTGTGAAACGCCTCCTCGTGTATTACCGCGATGCGGCAAACCCGGGTGAACGAACCGCACGCTTTGTTGAACGCGTCGGGCTGGATGCGATAAAAAGCGATGTGCTCTCACAGGTGCCCTACATCCCAATAGAAGACCTGAACCTGAAATAGGCATCGGGGACCCGACATCCCAAAATCCCAACCCTCATTTTCACCAAAGAGAGAAGGGTGGCACCCCCACATGCTGAACAATCAGGCAGCCCGCCCCCCGTTTTTTGATAAGAAAGCGC
Above is a window of Methanogenium organophilum DNA encoding:
- a CDS encoding nitrite/sulfite reductase domain-containing protein, with amino-acid sequence MEEGPRGAILQRDKESYAIVPRTPAGIVSPEHLESIVKVARRYEIPVIKITSGQRMVLVGIKEEDVEPIWNELGMTVGEATAPCVHYVQACPGTVVCKYGLQDSLTLGLELEEMYLDMHLPAKLKMGVSGCPRCCGESHLRDVGVLGKRNGWTVIFGGNSGGRPRIGDVVAKDLSADQVKDLVKRLLVYYRDAANPGERTARFVERVGLDAIKSDVLSQVPYIPIEDLNLK